A region from the Palaemon carinicauda isolate YSFRI2023 chromosome 9, ASM3689809v2, whole genome shotgun sequence genome encodes:
- the LOC137646549 gene encoding piggyBac transposable element-derived protein 4-like, with protein MYIPSKPAKYGIKLFLICDSKSKYMLRAIPYLGKEDTQPQARGGINVGHKITKDLTEPYHNRNRNVTTDNWFSSVPLVTDLLHNCGMTLVGTVKANKKEIPQEMKETRTRMVGSSAFLFVNDMTLVSYCKDTSRTKKKLVYPLSSMHTQPTIMPNGKPEIICFYNETKGGVDAFDQMCAIYSVSRKTSRWPMSIFYGMINSCVINSWIIYKKNQQTIGSKPIERRFYMQNMAEALIKAWAGKRMFNTRIPRTIKTVINTVCNIPLPVRDDQASLTVMADSRAPMVRCSLCDRAKDRKTRHRCQGCTRPVCPQHIYTWCVDCPH; from the coding sequence ATGTATATTCCTAGCAAACCAGCAAAATATGGGATCAAACTTTTCCTTATATGTGACAGTAAAAGCAAGTACATGCTGAGAGCAATACCCTACCTGGGGAAAGAAGACACACAACCTCAGGCCCGGGGTGGCATAAACGTTGGTCATAAGATCACAAAGGATCTTACAGAACCCTACCACAATAGAAACAGAAACGTAACCACCGACAATTGGTTTAGTTCTGTGCCCTTGGTCACTGATCTTCTACACAACTGTGGCATGACCCTAGTTGGAACTGTGAAAGCAAACAAGAAAGAAATTCCCCAGGAAATGAAAGAAACAAGAACTAGGATGGTAGGTTCTAGTGCATTCTTATTCGTGAATGACATGACGTTGGTGTCATACTGCAAGGACACTTCAAGAACGAAAAAGAAGTTGGTGTATCCATTATCATCAATGCACACACAGCCAACCATAATGCCCAATGGCAAGCCCGAGatcatttgtttttataatgaGACGAAAGGTGGAGTTGATGCATTTGATCAAATGTGTGCAATATACTCAGTTTCACGCAAGACAAGCAGGTGGCCCATGAGTATTTTCTATGGGATGATAAATTCCTGTGTAATCAACTCGTGGATAATCTACAAGAAAAATCAGCAGACAATAGGTTCTAAACCAATTGAGAGACGCTTCTATATGCAAAATATGGCAGAGGCCCTTATCAAAGCATGGGCAGGAAAGAGGATGTTCAACACAAGGATTCCCAGAACCATCAAAACTGTGATCAACACAGTCTGCAACATTCCTTTACCTGTCAGGGATGATCAAGCAAGTCTCACAGTGATGGCGGACAGCAGGGCTCCCATGGTGCGGTGCTCACTGTGTGACAGGGCCAAAGACAGGAAGACACGACACAGGTGTCAAGGCTGTACACGCCCTGTGTGTCCTCAACACATCTACACTTGGTGCGTGGACTGCCCACACTAA